The following proteins are co-located in the Vigna angularis cultivar LongXiaoDou No.4 chromosome 2, ASM1680809v1, whole genome shotgun sequence genome:
- the LOC108328058 gene encoding uncharacterized protein LOC108328058: MDLEDRLSSTDPQGLADKATAEPEVVSKKKELPLRLFFGNGPRVHKKLCIAWGVADRRCGQCGKVGQLVCFSPNFRKWALRRVTVEELNQTCNRCNERGHLDPDCDLSFTTQKSAEIPVPKKRSVHCGLCGKVGHNRRTCLQAGRD, encoded by the exons ATGGATTTGGAGGATAGATTAAGTTCAACAGATCCACAAGGTTTGGCTGACAAAGCAACTGCAGAACCTGAAGTTGTTTCAAAAAag AAAGAACTACCATTACGTTTGTTTTTTGGGAATGGTCCAAGAGTCCACAAGAAATTATGCATAGCATGGGGTGTGGCTGACAGACGCTGTGGACAATGTGGTAAAGTTGGACAGCTAGTCTGCTTTTCCCCAAACTTCCGAAAATGG GCTTTAAGGAGAGTAACCGTTGAAGAGCTCAATCAAACTTGCAATAGATGTAATGAACGTGGACACCTCGATCCGGATTGTGATCTCTcttttacaactcaaaaatcg GCTGAAATTCCTGTTCCCAAAAAGAGGTCAGTGCATTGTGGATTGTGTGGTAAAGTTGGACATAACCGAAGGACATGTTTGCAAGCAGGACGTGATTGA
- the LOC108328759 gene encoding kiwellin-1, whose product MKRFFSNASFILLATLILASCIESEAQKCRPSGRIRGRKAPPGQCNQENDSDCCIEGKLYTTYECSPPMSSHTKAYLTLNSFQKGGDGGGPSECDNQYHSDDTPVVALSTGWFNHRSRCLHNITISANGKSVVAMVVDECDSTEGCDADHDYQPPCPNNIVDASKAVWKALGVPQNQWGGLDITWSDA is encoded by the coding sequence ATGAAGAGGTTTTTCTCAAACGCATCCTTCATTTTATTAGCTACTCTCATCTTAGCAAGTTGTATTGAGTCTGAGGCTCAAAAGTGTCGGCCAAGTGGGAGAATCAGAGGAAGGAAAGCACCTCCAGGACAATGCAACCAAGAGAATGATTCAGACTGCTGCATAGAAGGCAAACTTTACACGACATATGAATGTTCACCACCTATGTCCAGCCACACCAAGGCCTACCTCACTCTCAACAGTTTTCAGAAGGGTGGAGATGGTGGTGGCCCTTCAGAATGTGACAACCAATACCATTCTGATGACACACCTGTGGTCGCACTGTCTACAGGCTGGTTCAACCACAGAAGCAGGTGTCTCCACAACATCACCATCAGTGCGAATGGAAAAAGTGTGGTGGCCATGGTGGTTGATGAGTGTGACTCAACTGAGGGATGTGATGCAGACCATGATTATCAACCTCCATGTCCCAACAACATTGTTGATGCTTCTAAGGCTGTCTGGAAAGCATTGGGAGTGCCCCAAAATCAATGGGGTGGCCTTGACATTACATGGTCGGATGCTTGA
- the LOC108327989 gene encoding SPX domain-containing membrane protein At4g22990 translates to MVGYGKKLRELQIQEWKGYYINYKLMKKKVKRYVEQMEVGAQNRHNVLRDFSMLLDNQIEKIVLFLLEQQGVLAHRLSDIGKEHNTLFQQPNSINISELQEAYRDVGRDLLRLLTFVEMNAIGLRKILKKIDKRFGYKFTDYYVKTRANHPYSQLRQVFRQVGIGAVVGVLSHGLADLQDLQQCQGSYISIYDQPSYTHQDPVLKSIKAAVGRLSNSTNFLQFLGRHAFTMQEELPSPSEDQIVDERYHFMSLLLNLANTFLYMVNTYIIVPTADNYTLNLGAAASVCGVVIGTMAVAQMFSSVYFSAWSNRSYLRPLVFSSIVLLIGNTLYALAFDMNSIVVLLIGRLFCGLGSARAINRRYISDCVPSKLRMQASAGFVSASALGMACGPALACLLQTDFRIYKFTMNQDTLPGWVMSLSWLIYLLWLWICFKEPAHENEANLVLYEATTGPAVHVAVENEPTQPLLMNSEEKEQDEEGEEENDNAEETKKPVTSIVVAYKLLTPSVKVQLFVYFMLKYAMEIVLAESSLITEYYFIWSTSNVSIFLACLGLTVLPVNIVVGNYISNMFEERQILLTSEIMVCIGLLLSFHIMIPYSVTQYVGSALLTFVSAEVLEGVNLSLLSKVMSSRLSRGTFNGGLLSTEAGTLARVIADGTITISGYFSESNLLNTTLLPALLICISSIIATCYSYNSLY, encoded by the exons ATGGTTGGCTACGGTAAAAAGTTGAGAGAATTACAGATTCAAGAATGGAAAGG ATATTATATCAACTATAagttaatgaaaaagaaagttaaGAGATATGTAGAACAAATGGAGGTTGGAGCTCAAAATCGTCATAATGTTCTCAGAGACTTTTCAATGCTGCTAGACAATCAG attgaaaaaattgttttgtttcttcttgaaCAACAAGGAGTACTTGCACATAGGCTGTCAGATATTGGAAAAGAGCATAACACTCTTTTCCAGCAGCCAAATAGTATAAACATCTCTGAACTCCAAGAAGCCTATAGAGATGTGGGACGAGATCTTTTAAGGCTTCTTACTTTTGTGGAAATGAATGCTATTGGTCTGagaaagatcttgaagaagatTGACAAACGGTTTGGCTATAAATTCACAGACTATTACGTCAAGACACGAGCAAATCATCCTTATTCCCAACTAAGGCAGGTTTTCAGGCAAGTG GGCATTGGGGCAGTTGTTGGTGTTTTATCTCATGGTCTGGCAGACCTTCAAGATCTACAACAATGTCAAGGAAGCTACATTTCTATATATGACCAGCCTTCTTATACTCATCAG GATCCTGTTCTCAAATCTATCAAAGCAGCTGTAGGCAGATTATCAAACTCAACAAACTTTCTTCAGTTTTTGGGAAGACATGCTTTTACCATGCAAGAGGAGCTACCATCTCCATCAGAAGATCAAATTGTTGATGAAAGATATCATTTTATGTCCCTTCTTTTGAACTTGGCAAACACATTTTTGTATATGGTGAACACTTACATTATCGTACCTACGGCAGACAACTATACTTTGAACCTTGGAGCTGCAGCAAGTGTCTGCGGTGTTGTCATTGGTACAATGGCTGTTGCGCAGATGTTTTCTTCAGTTTATTTCAGTGCATGGTCAAACCGATCATATCTAAGACCCCTCGTATTCAGTAGCATCGTTCTTCTGATTGGAAACACCTTGTATGCATTGGCTTTTGATATGAATTCAATAGTAGTTCTACTCATAGGACGCCTTTTCTGCGG GTTAGGATCTGCAAGGGCTATTAACAGGCGTTATATCAGTGATTGTGTACCTTCGAAACTTCGGATGCAGGCTTCAGCAGGTTTTGTTAGTGCAAGTGCTTTGGGAATGGCTTGTGGTCCAGCTCTTGCTTGTTTGTTACAGACAGATTTTAGGATTTACAAGTTCACCATGAACCAAGACACTCTACCTGGCTGGGTAATGTCTCTTTCATGGCTTATCTATCTACTGTGGTTGTGGATTTGTTTCAAGGAACCCGCTCATGAGAATGAAGCAAATCTTGTGCTATATGAAGCAACTACAG GACCAGCAGTACATGTTGCAGTAGAGAACGAGCCTACTCAACCATTACTAATGAACTCCGAAGAAAAAGAGCAggatgaagaaggagaagaggaaaatgataaTGCTGAAGAAACCAAGAAACCAGTGACTTCTATTGTGGTGGCATACAAGTTACTTACACCATCAGTAAAG gTTCAGTTATTTGTGTATTTTATGCTCAAGTATGCAATGGAGATCGTACTTGCCGAATCAAGCCTCATCACGGAATACTATTTCATTTGGTCAACCAGCAACGTATCCATTTTTCTTGCATGTCTTGGTCTTACAGTGCTTCCAGTAAATATTGTTGTTGGAAACTACATCAGCAACATGTTTGAAGAAAG GCAAATTCTACTCACATCAGAAATCATGGTTTGCATTGGACTACTCCTAAGCTTCCATATAATGATTCCTTATTCAGTGACTCAATATGTTGGATCAGCCCTTCTCACATTTGTGTCTGCTGAAGTTCTTGAAG GAGTAAACCTTTCACTTCTATCAAAAGTGATGTCATCAAGGCTTTCACGTGGAACCTTCAATGGGGGATTGCTGTCAACAGAAGCTGGAACTCTAGCTCGAGTAATTGCAGATGGAACAATAACAATCTCTGGATATTTCAGTGAAAGTAATCTCCTCAACACCACCTTACTCCCTGCACTTCTCATCTGCATCTCATCCATTATTGCTACCTGCTACAGCTACAACTCTCTTTATTAG